From Halococcus saccharolyticus DSM 5350, a single genomic window includes:
- the lysW gene encoding lysine biosynthesis protein LysW — protein MANCPECGGEVSLHDDAEVGEIIDCGTCGAELEVIDTTPPVLETAPELEEDWGE, from the coding sequence ATGGCGAACTGTCCCGAATGCGGGGGCGAGGTGTCCCTGCACGACGACGCGGAAGTCGGAGAGATCATCGATTGTGGCACCTGCGGCGCCGAGCTCGAAGTCATCGACACCACCCCGCCGGTCCTCGAGACGGCCCCCGAGCTCGAAGAGGACTGGGGGGAGTAA
- a CDS encoding 2'-5' RNA ligase family protein, which yields MYSLNVPVPGAIERLAAELHPRLVGFDRIRERHTLVCKRFEADDPAPDRLFERARRALAGAPAVEARATGIDWFEAPVRGPGPVAYVAIESPGLHDLHRRLVAAFDPIPALEGDDYVPHVTLARGGSAERARDLATVEIEPIEWTVTELALHDARHGERVRTLSLPRRP from the coding sequence GTGTACAGCCTCAACGTCCCGGTCCCCGGTGCGATCGAACGTCTCGCCGCCGAGCTCCATCCTCGGCTGGTCGGGTTCGACCGCATCCGCGAGCGCCACACGCTCGTGTGCAAGCGTTTCGAGGCCGACGATCCCGCGCCGGATCGACTGTTCGAGCGGGCGCGCCGCGCGCTCGCCGGCGCACCAGCCGTCGAGGCACGTGCGACGGGAATCGACTGGTTCGAGGCCCCGGTTCGCGGGCCTGGCCCGGTGGCGTACGTCGCGATCGAGAGCCCGGGTCTCCACGACCTCCACCGACGACTCGTCGCGGCGTTCGATCCGATCCCCGCCCTCGAAGGCGACGACTACGTTCCCCACGTGACGCTCGCCCGTGGTGGTTCAGCGGAGCGCGCTCGCGACCTCGCGACCGTCGAGATCGAACCGATCGAGTGGACCGTGACCGAGCTGGCCCTTCACGACGCACGACACGGCGAGCGCGTCAGAACGCTGTCGCTCCCACGTCGTCCGTGA
- a CDS encoding DUF7556 family protein, producing the protein MTPDATAAAAPVVADDVMASVDDDGSVERFVIADISRDDAWVSMLLDEAASLPDWR; encoded by the coding sequence ATGACGCCGGATGCGACCGCCGCGGCGGCACCCGTCGTGGCTGACGACGTCATGGCCTCGGTCGACGATGACGGCAGCGTGGAGCGGTTCGTCATCGCCGACATCTCCCGCGACGACGCGTGGGTCTCGATGCTTCTCGACGAGGCAGCGTCGCTTCCGGACTGGCGATAG
- the argC gene encoding N-acetyl-gamma-glutamyl-phosphate reductase, whose translation MTHTASVVGASGFTGGELLRLLRGHPAFEIVQATSREYTNKTVGSVHPNLRELDLRFSEPTDLASVDVLFAATPHGVSMEHIDAFREAADTIVDLSADFRLDSEDQYDQWYDGHSRPELLDESVYGLVERHRDELAGASLIAAGGCNATAAIVGLGPLFDDGILAGDERIVVDVKVGSSEGGAGGGKASSHAERSGVVRPYAPTGHRHEAEIEQAFGCETAFSAHAVDMIRGAAATCHVFPDEPVSKADLWSAYREAYDDEPFVRLVAGGSGVYRYPEPKAVAGSNYAEVGFELDPGNERIVVFSAIDNMMKGSAGQAVHAANVALRIDETAGLDFQGLHPVGAP comes from the coding sequence ATGACCCACACCGCGTCGGTCGTCGGTGCGAGCGGGTTCACCGGCGGCGAACTCCTCCGATTGCTCCGCGGCCATCCTGCCTTCGAGATCGTCCAGGCGACCAGCCGTGAGTATACGAACAAGACAGTCGGATCGGTCCATCCCAACCTCCGGGAGCTCGACCTCCGGTTCAGCGAGCCCACCGATCTCGCGAGCGTCGACGTGCTGTTCGCCGCGACGCCCCACGGCGTGTCGATGGAGCACATCGACGCGTTCCGTGAGGCGGCGGACACGATCGTCGACCTCTCGGCGGACTTCCGGCTCGATAGCGAAGACCAGTACGACCAGTGGTACGACGGGCACAGCCGGCCCGAACTGCTCGACGAGTCGGTCTATGGGCTCGTCGAGCGCCACCGCGACGAACTCGCGGGTGCGTCGCTGATCGCGGCGGGCGGCTGCAACGCGACCGCCGCAATCGTCGGTCTCGGCCCGCTGTTCGACGACGGGATCCTCGCGGGCGACGAGCGGATCGTGGTCGACGTGAAGGTGGGCTCCTCGGAGGGCGGAGCAGGTGGTGGGAAGGCGTCCTCGCACGCCGAGCGCTCGGGAGTCGTCAGACCCTACGCGCCGACGGGCCACCGCCACGAGGCCGAGATCGAGCAGGCATTCGGCTGCGAGACGGCGTTCTCGGCCCACGCGGTCGACATGATCCGTGGTGCGGCCGCGACCTGTCACGTTTTTCCCGACGAACCGGTATCGAAGGCCGACCTCTGGAGCGCCTACCGCGAAGCCTACGACGACGAGCCGTTCGTCCGGCTCGTAGCTGGCGGCTCGGGCGTGTACCGCTATCCCGAGCCGAAGGCGGTCGCGGGCTCGAACTACGCCGAGGTCGGGTTCGAACTCGATCCGGGTAATGAGAGAATCGTGGTGTTCTCGGCCATCGACAACATGATGAAGGGCTCAGCAGGCCAGGCGGTCCACGCCGCGAACGTCGCGCTCAGAATCGACGAGACGGCAGGACTCGACTTTCAGGGACTCCATCCCGTGGGGGCACCCTGA
- a CDS encoding DUF7555 family protein: protein MNDDHPRRGSGEGTTRHDQPPLLVLKLLDLCLYGLTMAVVIICAATVVSFALGAGWGGSKYLLFVIGFLLFGIGSFGMRPKGAWKDDDDDDDGESRRVSSDDETRLQAFVQAIPPLRWYELDPDDRLSLAAKLFVGSLFVLGTSFVMETAFGVRI from the coding sequence ATGAACGACGACCACCCCCGTCGGGGGTCGGGCGAGGGGACGACGAGGCACGACCAGCCACCGTTGCTGGTGCTCAAGCTGCTCGATCTGTGTCTCTACGGCCTCACGATGGCGGTCGTCATCATCTGTGCCGCAACGGTCGTGAGCTTCGCGCTCGGGGCCGGCTGGGGCGGTAGCAAGTACCTCCTGTTCGTGATCGGTTTCTTGCTGTTCGGAATCGGATCGTTTGGGATGCGCCCGAAGGGAGCCTGGAAGGACGACGACGATGACGATGATGGGGAGTCGCGACGCGTGTCGAGCGACGACGAAACCCGACTCCAGGCGTTCGTCCAGGCAATCCCGCCGCTGCGGTGGTACGAACTCGATCCCGACGACCGGCTCTCGCTCGCCGCGAAGCTGTTCGTCGGGAGCCTGTTCGTGCTCGGCACGTCGTTCGTCATGGAGACGGCGTTCGGCGTCAGGATCTGA
- a CDS encoding ABC transporter ATP-binding protein, with protein sequence MSQHTAMASRTSEDTILSVEDLTTAFFTDKETIYAVDGASFDLRRGETIGIVGESGSGKSVTARSVMGLVESPGRILDGSSIKYRNPETVERLADQFSGEVTYRDGDGEPEGDGCIVLDDGEGTTRGYVDLARAPQKVVKRIRGGDIAMIFQDPLSSLNPVYTVGNQIKEALNLHRDLGGRNVTDEAAELLEAVGIPDARMALKEYPHQFSGGQRQRIVIAMALACDPEVLICDEPTTALDVTIQAQILDLLDDLQRERDLGIVFITHDMGVISEISDRVNVMYAGEIVETAPAETLFTDPAHPYTRGLLESIPGRNPGADRLTTIEGDVPTPNQPATDCRFAPRCPEQFDACTQVHPESVSVTESATDHTTACLLYPDDRSREDAVALHEHRGRGETDDEPVRTEAQR encoded by the coding sequence ATGAGTCAGCACACCGCGATGGCGTCGCGGACGAGCGAAGACACAATCCTGTCGGTTGAGGACCTCACGACCGCCTTCTTCACCGACAAGGAGACGATCTACGCCGTCGATGGCGCGAGTTTCGACCTCCGTCGGGGCGAGACGATCGGGATCGTCGGCGAGAGCGGCTCCGGCAAGAGCGTCACCGCACGCTCGGTCATGGGACTGGTCGAGTCGCCGGGACGCATCCTCGACGGGAGTTCGATCAAGTACCGCAACCCCGAAACCGTCGAACGCCTCGCCGACCAGTTTTCCGGGGAAGTCACGTACCGTGACGGCGACGGCGAGCCCGAGGGTGATGGTTGTATCGTCCTCGACGACGGCGAGGGCACGACCCGCGGCTACGTCGACCTCGCACGCGCCCCCCAAAAGGTCGTCAAGCGGATCAGGGGTGGCGACATCGCCATGATCTTCCAGGACCCGCTGAGCAGCCTCAATCCCGTCTACACCGTTGGCAACCAGATCAAGGAGGCACTCAATCTCCACCGGGATCTCGGTGGACGCAATGTGACCGACGAGGCCGCGGAGCTGCTCGAAGCCGTCGGGATCCCCGACGCACGGATGGCGCTGAAGGAGTACCCCCACCAGTTCTCGGGCGGCCAACGCCAGCGGATCGTGATCGCGATGGCCTTGGCCTGCGATCCCGAGGTGCTGATCTGTGACGAGCCAACCACCGCACTCGACGTCACGATCCAGGCCCAGATCCTCGATCTGCTCGACGACCTCCAGCGCGAACGCGATCTCGGGATCGTGTTCATCACTCACGATATGGGGGTGATCTCGGAGATCTCCGACCGCGTGAACGTGATGTACGCCGGCGAGATCGTCGAGACCGCGCCGGCGGAGACGCTGTTCACCGACCCCGCCCACCCCTACACCCGGGGACTCCTCGAAAGCATTCCGGGCCGGAATCCCGGTGCCGATCGGCTCACCACCATCGAGGGCGACGTGCCGACCCCGAACCAGCCCGCGACCGATTGTCGGTTCGCGCCCCGGTGTCCCGAGCAGTTCGACGCCTGTACGCAGGTCCATCCCGAATCGGTCTCGGTTACCGAGTCTGCGACCGACCACACCACGGCCTGTCTGCTGTACCCCGACGACCGCTCGCGCGAGGACGCGGTCGCCCTCCACGAGCACCGTGGGCGCGGGGAAACGGACGACGAACCCGTACGAACGGAGGCACAACGATGA
- a CDS encoding ABC transporter permease: protein MSQELTQEDEGIVTRLRANPRPALIWLLGALALVAVEFGALVHLVTSTLPWTGTIELPTLLSRELIPNAGYQLPSGAWEETFLGLAPAYAWALRVGLVFAYAFAWLAWLWYGYLTFRRHYRFANWTPTDDRIDRLRDHRWGQFGFIVVVVFVVLAMFAPALGPTTLDKNIINPYGHEVQYFDEDVGEVTTASVGTANLASQSTGTPGQNYGLGSYDEYDRFHPLGTITNGKDMFTEMVYGARVSLFIGLFAMGLACTIAMALALVSAYYKGITDLIIVVTSDGFASLPFLLILIMLGQVLRSTWIANLYNGAFLIALLLGIFRWPSLWRTVRGPAFQTVENEWVDAARSYGQTPITLMRKHVAPYVVSYLLIYASLGLGGVIIVASALSYLGLGVTAPTPEWGRLVALGQQYVPTASWHISIIPGLAIVLVVTGFNALGDGIRDALDPESESESGGGEAAAAGGGA, encoded by the coding sequence ATGAGTCAGGAACTCACCCAAGAGGACGAAGGGATCGTTACCCGGCTTCGGGCGAATCCACGGCCGGCGCTCATCTGGCTGCTCGGCGCACTCGCGTTGGTCGCCGTCGAGTTCGGCGCACTGGTTCACCTCGTCACGAGCACCCTCCCGTGGACCGGAACGATCGAACTACCGACGCTGCTCAGCCGGGAGCTGATCCCGAACGCGGGCTATCAGCTCCCGAGCGGGGCGTGGGAGGAAACGTTCCTCGGGCTCGCGCCAGCATACGCGTGGGCGCTGCGCGTCGGACTCGTGTTCGCGTACGCGTTCGCGTGGCTCGCGTGGCTCTGGTACGGCTATCTCACGTTCCGCCGGCACTACCGATTCGCCAACTGGACGCCGACCGACGATCGGATCGACCGGCTTCGCGACCATCGGTGGGGGCAGTTCGGCTTCATCGTCGTGGTCGTGTTCGTCGTGCTCGCGATGTTCGCGCCGGCGCTCGGTCCGACGACCCTCGACAAGAACATCATCAACCCCTACGGTCACGAAGTACAGTACTTCGACGAAGACGTCGGTGAAGTGACCACTGCTTCGGTCGGCACGGCGAACCTCGCCTCGCAGTCGACCGGAACGCCGGGGCAGAACTACGGCCTGGGTAGTTACGACGAATACGATCGATTCCACCCACTAGGGACGATCACGAACGGCAAGGACATGTTTACCGAGATGGTGTATGGGGCGCGGGTATCCCTATTCATCGGCCTGTTCGCCATGGGACTGGCGTGTACGATCGCAATGGCGCTCGCGCTGGTGTCTGCGTACTACAAAGGGATCACCGACCTCATCATCGTCGTGACCAGCGACGGGTTCGCGTCGCTGCCGTTCTTGCTGATCCTCATCATGCTCGGGCAGGTACTCCGATCGACATGGATCGCCAACCTCTATAACGGTGCCTTCCTGATCGCGTTGCTGTTGGGCATCTTCAGATGGCCGAGCCTCTGGCGGACAGTGCGTGGTCCCGCGTTCCAGACGGTCGAAAACGAGTGGGTCGACGCGGCACGGAGCTACGGCCAGACGCCGATCACGCTGATGCGAAAACACGTCGCGCCGTACGTCGTTAGCTATCTGCTCATCTACGCGTCGCTCGGCCTCGGCGGCGTCATCATCGTCGCCTCGGCGCTGTCGTACCTCGGTCTCGGCGTCACCGCGCCGACCCCGGAGTGGGGACGCCTCGTGGCGCTCGGCCAGCAGTACGTCCCGACGGCCTCGTGGCACATCTCCATCATCCCGGGACTCGCGATCGTGCTGGTCGTGACCGGGTTCAACGCGCTCGGTGACGGGATCCGCGACGCGCTCGATCCCGAAAGCGAAAGCGAGAGCGGGGGCGGAGAAGCCGCCGCTGCCGGAGGTGGCGCATGA
- a CDS encoding ABC transporter ATP-binding protein has protein sequence MSQEITATDERQRSDALVEVDGLKTYYESGGVFGGDPVKAVDDVSFDIRRGETLGLVGESGCGKTTLGRTLVRLESATAGDVSYDGTDITTLSGSDLKEWRSNAQMVFQDPDSSLNDRMTVGEIIREPLDVHARGTRRERRQRVQELLETVGLQQQHYYRYPHQFSGGQRQRIGIARALALEPDFVVLDEPVSALDASVQAKILNLLEDLQDDLGLTYLFIAHDLSVVRHICDRVAVMYLGNIMEIGPSEELFADPANPYTHSLLSAIPDTDPTTQMEDRITLRGTPPSPRNPPDGCPFTTRCPAKIRPEKYADIDDDVWERIEVFREVLRERARADRSLSERAKEILGMETRFSDLDEVEAETFDDVDVPAGVQTELDRAAELAHEGSESDAREHLRETFGSECDLEAPTHHEVSEAGRRSLCHRHKSEHESPAAFFEGHSVGDR, from the coding sequence ATGAGTCAGGAGATCACTGCAACCGACGAACGGCAGCGCTCGGACGCCCTCGTCGAGGTCGACGGGCTGAAGACCTACTACGAGAGTGGCGGGGTCTTCGGCGGCGATCCGGTCAAGGCCGTCGACGACGTGAGTTTCGATATCCGTCGTGGCGAGACCCTCGGCCTCGTCGGCGAATCGGGCTGTGGGAAAACCACGCTCGGCCGAACGCTCGTCCGGCTCGAAAGTGCCACCGCCGGCGACGTCAGTTACGACGGCACCGACATCACGACGCTGTCGGGGAGCGATCTCAAGGAGTGGCGGTCGAACGCCCAGATGGTGTTTCAGGATCCCGATTCGAGCCTGAACGACCGGATGACCGTCGGCGAGATCATCCGCGAACCGCTCGACGTCCACGCCCGGGGCACGCGGCGCGAACGCCGCCAACGGGTACAGGAACTGCTCGAAACCGTTGGACTCCAACAGCAACACTACTATCGGTATCCGCATCAGTTCTCGGGCGGCCAGCGCCAGCGGATCGGGATCGCGCGTGCGCTCGCGCTCGAACCCGACTTCGTGGTGCTCGACGAGCCCGTGAGCGCGTTGGATGCGTCGGTCCAGGCGAAGATCCTGAATCTCTTGGAGGACCTCCAGGACGATCTCGGGCTCACCTACCTGTTCATCGCCCACGACCTCTCGGTGGTACGACACATCTGTGATCGGGTCGCGGTGATGTATCTTGGGAACATCATGGAGATCGGGCCGAGCGAGGAGCTGTTCGCCGATCCGGCGAACCCCTACACCCACTCGCTGCTGTCGGCGATTCCGGACACCGATCCGACGACGCAGATGGAAGACCGGATCACGCTCCGTGGGACGCCACCCAGCCCGCGCAATCCTCCCGACGGGTGTCCGTTCACCACGCGCTGTCCGGCGAAGATCCGGCCCGAGAAGTACGCAGATATCGACGACGACGTCTGGGAGCGTATCGAGGTGTTCCGTGAGGTCCTCCGCGAACGGGCGCGTGCCGATCGGTCGCTGTCCGAGCGTGCGAAGGAGATCCTCGGAATGGAGACGCGCTTTTCGGATCTCGACGAGGTCGAGGCCGAAACGTTCGACGACGTCGACGTTCCTGCTGGCGTCCAAACCGAGCTCGATCGCGCCGCCGAACTCGCCCACGAGGGAAGCGAGAGCGACGCGCGCGAACATCTGCGCGAGACGTTCGGCAGCGAGTGTGATCTCGAAGCACCGACACACCACGAGGTGAGCGAAGCGGGTCGCCGGAGTCTCTGTCACCGGCACAAATCCGAACACGAGAGCCCCGCGGCGTTCTTCGAGGGACACTCCGTCGGCGATCGATGA
- the lysX gene encoding lysine biosynthesis protein LysX — MEIGVLYSRIRHDEKLLLGELRERGHEVTKIDVRDQRFDLTEPPAAFADVDLVVDRCLATSRSRYATRFLAAYGIPVVNSPETAAVCADKAECSLALAGAGVPTPRTEVAFTKESAMASIERFGYPCVVKPVIGSWGRLLAKIDSRSAAEAILEHKSTLGHYEHKVFYVQEFVAKPGRDIRVLATDGEPVGAMVRSSDHWLTNAAKGAETEAFELDDEARDLVARASEAVGGGLLGVDLMETDDPDADHSYTVHEVNHTVEFKALDGVADGDVPAQVVDWLEGKAKTADETAVAAP; from the coding sequence GTGGAAATAGGCGTCCTCTACTCCCGGATCAGGCACGACGAGAAGCTCCTGCTCGGTGAGCTCCGGGAGCGCGGCCACGAGGTGACGAAGATCGACGTTCGCGACCAGCGCTTCGATCTCACCGAGCCGCCGGCGGCGTTCGCCGACGTGGATCTCGTCGTGGACCGGTGTCTCGCGACCAGCCGGAGCCGCTATGCGACCCGCTTCCTCGCGGCGTACGGCATCCCGGTCGTGAACTCCCCCGAGACTGCGGCGGTGTGTGCGGACAAAGCGGAGTGCAGCCTCGCGCTCGCGGGGGCCGGCGTGCCGACGCCCCGGACGGAGGTCGCCTTCACGAAGGAGAGCGCGATGGCATCGATCGAGCGGTTCGGGTATCCCTGCGTGGTGAAACCCGTGATCGGCTCGTGGGGCCGGCTGCTGGCGAAGATCGACTCCCGGAGCGCGGCGGAGGCGATCCTCGAACACAAATCGACCCTGGGACACTACGAGCACAAGGTGTTCTACGTCCAGGAGTTCGTCGCGAAGCCTGGCCGCGACATCCGGGTTCTGGCTACCGACGGCGAACCCGTGGGAGCGATGGTGCGATCGTCGGACCACTGGCTCACGAACGCGGCGAAGGGGGCCGAAACCGAGGCGTTCGAACTCGACGACGAGGCCCGCGATCTCGTCGCGCGCGCGAGCGAGGCGGTCGGCGGCGGCCTGCTGGGAGTCGACCTGATGGAGACCGACGATCCCGACGCGGACCACTCCTACACGGTCCACGAGGTGAATCACACGGTCGAGTTCAAGGCGCTCGACGGCGTCGCCGACGGCGACGTGCCCGCACAAGTAGTCGACTGGCTCGAAGGCAAAGCGAAGACGGCGGACGAAACCGCGGTCGCTGCGCCATGA
- the argH gene encoding argininosuccinate lyase: MNGEDGDVIRRDRFSGGPARAFLSSMDHDERLFAADLAVDRAHVVMLAEQGIVDEESAGAILDALADVEATGYDALDGEDIHAAIETAVIEHVGESGGRMHTARSRNDEVATCIRYRLREELLDTIEATLVLREALVEAAREHVETVMPGYTHRQAAQPTTVAHFLCSYAQALERDTDRLVTAYDRTNRSPLGAAAFAGTPFDIDRERTADLLGFDSVLGNSMDAVSTRDFLVEAASGWSALALTLSGLATDLIEFAADEYVEIHDDYASTSSIMPQKKNPDTLELVRAAAGNASAGLNGLLTTLKGLPRAYNRDLQEATPHAWAAVDAVTPATEVAAGAVATATWNEDALTAAAGDGFATATGVADLLAANGVPFRTAHEILAEAAEQGADYAAIEAATDAVLDQSLSAVVEREAIEDALDPAASVTSRDSVGGPAPEAVEAALDEAWAAIEADRERRDDRRDRLDTAAATLEREVSEYR, from the coding sequence ATGAACGGAGAGGACGGCGACGTGATCCGACGCGATCGGTTCAGTGGCGGCCCTGCTCGCGCGTTCCTCTCCTCGATGGATCACGACGAGCGGCTGTTCGCTGCGGACCTCGCGGTCGACCGCGCGCACGTAGTGATGCTCGCCGAACAGGGCATCGTCGACGAGGAGAGCGCAGGCGCGATCCTCGACGCGCTCGCCGACGTCGAAGCGACGGGCTACGACGCGCTCGACGGCGAGGACATCCACGCCGCGATCGAGACCGCGGTGATCGAGCACGTCGGCGAGTCGGGTGGCCGGATGCACACCGCCCGCAGTCGGAACGACGAGGTGGCGACGTGCATCCGGTATCGGTTGCGCGAGGAGCTGCTCGACACGATCGAGGCGACGCTCGTCCTCCGCGAGGCGCTCGTCGAGGCGGCACGCGAGCACGTCGAAACGGTAATGCCCGGCTACACGCACCGCCAGGCAGCCCAGCCGACCACCGTCGCGCACTTCCTGTGCTCGTACGCGCAGGCGCTCGAACGCGACACGGATCGCCTAGTCACGGCGTACGACCGGACGAACCGCTCGCCACTCGGTGCGGCGGCCTTTGCGGGCACGCCGTTCGACATCGACCGCGAGCGGACCGCCGATCTGCTGGGGTTCGATAGCGTACTCGGCAATTCGATGGACGCGGTCTCGACCCGGGATTTCCTCGTCGAGGCGGCGAGTGGTTGGTCGGCACTCGCACTGACGCTCTCGGGCCTTGCGACCGACCTGATCGAGTTCGCGGCGGACGAGTATGTAGAAATTCACGACGACTACGCTTCGACCTCCTCGATCATGCCCCAGAAGAAAAACCCCGACACGCTCGAACTCGTCCGCGCGGCGGCCGGGAACGCGAGCGCGGGGTTGAACGGCCTCCTGACGACACTGAAGGGGTTGCCTCGGGCGTACAATCGCGATCTTCAGGAAGCGACCCCCCACGCGTGGGCCGCCGTCGACGCGGTCACCCCTGCGACGGAGGTTGCTGCGGGCGCGGTCGCGACCGCGACGTGGAACGAGGACGCGCTCACCGCGGCGGCCGGCGACGGCTTTGCGACCGCGACCGGCGTCGCCGACCTGCTCGCGGCGAACGGCGTGCCGTTCCGGACGGCGCACGAGATATTAGCCGAGGCTGCCGAGCAGGGGGCCGATTATGCTGCTATCGAGGCGGCCACCGATGCGGTGCTCGACCAATCGCTCTCGGCGGTCGTCGAGCGCGAGGCGATCGAGGACGCGCTCGATCCCGCGGCGAGCGTGACGAGTCGCGACTCGGTCGGCGGGCCCGCACCCGAGGCGGTCGAGGCGGCGCTCGACGAGGCGTGGGCGGCGATCGAGGCCGATAGGGAGCGCCGCGACGACCGGCGCGATCGGCTCGACACGGCCGCCGCAACGCTCGAACGGGAGGTGAGTGAGTATCGTTGA
- a CDS encoding argininosuccinate synthase, whose amino-acid sequence MTPPTESTAQSTDRVALAFSGGLDTTVCVPLLKEEYGFDEVIGVTVDVGQPAAEFAEAEETATALGLEHHVVDAREAFAATCFDSVRANATYQGYPLGTALARPVIAQAILDVALAQDCAALAHGCTGKGNDQLRFETVWRSSDLDVIAPVRELGLTREFEQEYAAERDLPVEGGDGGAWSIDTNLWSRSVEGSELEEPSYVPPEDIYDWTQPPGNESELLDIEFEDGYPVALNGEEFEPIALIEHLNEVAGAHGVGRTDVMEDRMLGLKVRENYEHPAATVLLNAHEALESLVLTKEERSFKKQIDHEWAEKAYEGLLAAPLVDALEGFIASTQERVTGTVTVKLEGGQARPVGRESEYGVYSASAASFNTADVGGGIEQADATGVAKYHGFQSRLAGSVIAAANEPTAPVADGGTTAETENGATADDGDE is encoded by the coding sequence ATGACACCCCCAACCGAATCCACAGCCCAATCCACCGATCGCGTCGCGCTCGCCTTCTCCGGCGGGCTCGACACTACCGTCTGCGTCCCGCTGCTGAAAGAAGAGTACGGCTTCGACGAGGTGATCGGCGTCACCGTCGACGTCGGCCAGCCCGCCGCGGAGTTCGCCGAGGCCGAGGAAACCGCGACCGCGCTCGGTCTCGAACACCACGTGGTCGACGCGCGCGAGGCGTTCGCCGCAACCTGTTTCGATTCGGTTCGTGCGAACGCCACCTATCAGGGCTATCCCCTCGGTACTGCGCTCGCGCGCCCCGTGATCGCGCAGGCGATCCTCGACGTCGCGCTCGCCCAGGACTGTGCGGCGCTCGCCCACGGCTGCACCGGCAAGGGCAACGATCAGCTCCGCTTCGAAACCGTGTGGCGCAGCTCGGATCTCGACGTGATCGCGCCCGTTCGCGAACTCGGGCTGACCCGTGAGTTCGAACAGGAGTACGCCGCCGAGCGCGACCTCCCTGTCGAGGGCGGCGACGGGGGCGCGTGGAGCATCGATACGAATCTCTGGAGTCGCTCGGTCGAGGGCAGCGAACTCGAAGAGCCGAGCTACGTCCCCCCCGAGGACATCTACGACTGGACCCAGCCACCCGGGAACGAAAGCGAACTGCTCGACATCGAATTCGAGGACGGATATCCAGTCGCGCTCAATGGTGAGGAGTTCGAGCCGATCGCGCTCATCGAACACCTCAACGAAGTCGCGGGCGCACACGGCGTCGGGCGCACCGACGTGATGGAAGACCGGATGCTCGGGCTCAAAGTCCGCGAGAACTACGAGCACCCCGCAGCCACCGTGCTCCTCAACGCCCACGAGGCGCTCGAATCGCTCGTCCTCACCAAGGAAGAGCGGAGTTTCAAAAAGCAGATCGATCACGAGTGGGCGGAGAAAGCCTACGAGGGACTGCTCGCCGCACCGCTGGTCGACGCACTCGAAGGCTTCATTGCATCGACTCAGGAGCGCGTCACCGGCACCGTCACCGTGAAACTCGAAGGCGGCCAGGCCCGCCCAGTCGGTCGCGAGAGCGAGTACGGCGTGTACTCCGCGTCGGCAGCCTCGTTCAACACCGCGGACGTCGGCGGCGGTATCGAGCAAGCCGACGCCACGGGCGTCGCGAAGTACCACGGCTTCCAATCGCGTCTCGCGGGAAGCGTCATCGCGGCCGCGAACGAGCCGACAGCGCCCGTCGCCGATGGCGGGACGACGGCCGAGACCGAGAACGGAGCGACGGCGGACGACGGGGACGAGTGA